In Aptenodytes patagonicus chromosome 12, bAptPat1.pri.cur, whole genome shotgun sequence, a genomic segment contains:
- the LOC143166290 gene encoding PWWP domain-containing protein 2A-like isoform X1, whose product MAAMAAEAAATAAVPGDGGAGEAEPEMEPIPGSEAGADPLPAVTEAVESVVPDGEEADGGKVAPGEAEEPPPVQLARSPAGTREPEAERTEKLPPSTPEVGSPQAEHRGAPSPESEEEPQPCPPPAGHPELPEEEPQPCPPATGGSAEPEPGEEPYRPEEEEPDAADAAAVEPKSPVPLAPAGGEAEAALLPGSEVRVTLDHIIEDALVVSFRLGEKLFSGVLMDLSKRFGPHGIPVTIFPKREYKDKPEAMQLQSKPFQDEAQVKCESNAAVPDDSSLTQPSEPSIAKSLWTSKPPPLFHEGAPYPPPLFIRDTYNQSIPQPPPRKIKRPKRKMYREEPTSIMNAIKLRPRQVLCDKCKNSVVAEKKEIKKGGNASDSSKYEDNKKRRNESVTTVNKKLKTDHKVDGKSQNESQKRNAVVKVSNIAHSRSRVVKVSAQANTSKAQLNTKKVLQSKNMDHAKAREVLKMAKEKAQKKQSATSSSKNAHSKVHFTRRLQNTSSGSLPPRLRLKPQRYRNEENDSSLKTGLEKIRSGKMATKPQSRCSSTRSAGEAPSENQSPSEGPEEASSEVQDTSEVHVTVDQDEHQTLGKRGSKSNITVYMTLNQKKSDSSSASVCSSDSTDDLKSTNSECSSTESFDFPPGSMHAPSSSSSSSKEEKKLSNSLKTEVFSKNVSKCVTPDGRTVCVGDIVWAKIYGFPWWPARILTITVSRKDNGLLVRQEARISWFGSTTTSFLALAQLSPFLESFQLRFNKKRKGLYRKAVTEAAKAAKQLTPEVRALLTQFET is encoded by the exons atggcGGCTATGGCTGCGGAGGCGGCAGCGACTGCAGCGGTGCCGGGCGATGGGGGGGCTGGTGAAGCTGAGCCCGAGATGGAGCCTATCCCGGGCAGCGAGGCCGGCGCGGACCCTCTCCCTGCCGTCACCGAGGCCGTGGAGTCGGTGGTGCCTGATGGGGAGGAGGCCGACGGGGGGAAGGTTGCTCCCGGCGAGGCCGAGGAGCCGCCGCCTGTGCAGCTCGCCCGGAGCCCGGCCGGCACTCGGGAGCCGGAAGCTGAGAGGACGGAGAAGCTGCCGCCCTCCACCCCGGAGGTGGGCTCGCCGCAGGCCGAGCACCGCGGAGCGCCTAGCCCGGAGTCCGAGGAGgagccgcagccctgcccgccgcctGCTGGGCACCCTGAACTTCCCGAGGAGgagccgcagccctgcccgccggcTACTGGGGGCTCCGCGGAGCCGGAGCCCGGGGAGGAGCCGTAccggccggaggaggaggagccggATGCTGCTGATGCCGCCGCTGTCGAGCCCAAGTCCCCGGTGCCCCTGGCTCCGgccggaggggaggcggaggctgCGCTGCTGCCTGGCTCCGAGGTGCGGGTCACCCTGGATCACATCATCGAGGACGCCCTCGTGGTCTCGTTCCGGCTGGGAGAGAAGCTTTTTTCTGGGGTCCTCATGGACCTCTCTAAAAG gttTGGACCCCATGGAATCCCTGTGACCATATTTCCTAAAAGGGAATACAAGGATAAACCTGAAGCCATGCAGCTCCAAAGTAAACCATTCCAAGATGAGGCACAGGTGAAGTGTGAATCTAATGCTGCAGTCCCTGATGACTCTTCTCTCACGCAGCCATCAGAACCTAGCATAGCTAAAAGCCTATGGACTTCTAAACCACCTCCTCTCTTTCATGAGGGAGCGCCATATCCTCCTCCTTTGTTTATCAGGGACACATATAACCAGTCAATACCTCAGCCTCCACCCCGGAAAATTAAGCGGCCCAAGCGTAAAATGTACAGGGAGGAACCCACTTCTATCATGAATGCTATCAAACTACGACCCCGGCAGGTCTTATGTGACAAGTGCAAAAACAGTGttgttgcagaaaaaaaggaaataaaaaaaggtggCAATGCAAGTGACTCTTCAAAATATGAGGATAACAAAAAACGAAGAAATGAGAGTGTGACTACTGTGAATAAAAAACTTAAGACTGATCATAAAGTGGATGGAAAAAGccaaaatgaaagccagaaaagGAATGCTGTGGTCAAGGTTTCAAATATTGCCCACAGCAGAAGCAGAGTAGTTAAAGTTTCCGCACAAGCAAACACTTCAAAAGCGcagttaaatacaaaaaaagttcTCCAGAGCAAAAACATGGATCATGCAAAAGCTCGGGAAGTCTTGAAAATGGCCAAAGAAAAGGCACAAAAGAAGCAGAGTGCAACCTCCTCTTCCAAAAATGCACATTCAAAGGTCCACTTCACACGGCGTCTTCAGAACACCAGCTCAGGTTCCCTCCCACCCCGATTGCGTTTAAAGCCACAAAGGTATCGGAATGAAGAAAATGACTCTTCTCTCAAGACAGGACTTGAGAAAATACGGAGTGGCAAGATGGCAACTAAGCCCCAGTCTCGCTGCTCCTCCACCCGCTCAGCAGGTGAGGCCCCTTCAGAAAATCAGAGCCCCTCAGAAGGCCCTGAAGAGGCCAGCAGTGAGGTTCAGGACACAAGTGAAGTGCATGTAACTGTTGATCAGGATGAACACCAGACAttgggcaagagaggcagcaaaAGCAATATAACGGTTTACATGACCCTTAATCAAAAGAAATCTGACTCTTCCAGTGCATCAGTTTGTAGTAGTGATAGCACAGATGATTTGAAATCTACCAACTCTGAGTGTAGCTCTACTGAAAGCTTTGATTTTCCTCCAGGCAGCATGCatgcaccttcctcctcctcctcctcttcaaaggaagagaaaaagctcAGTAATTCCTTGAAAACGGAAGTCTTTTCCAAAAACGTCTCTAAGTGTGTCACACCAGATGGCAGGACCGTATGTGTAGGGGACATTGTTTGGGCCAAGATTTATGGCTTCCCTTGGTGGCCAGCCCGTATTCTTACCATAACTGTGAGCCGGAAAGATAATGGCCTTTTAGTTCGACAGGAGGCTCGTATCTCATGGTTTGGCTCCACAACAACATCTTTTCTTGCTCT
- the LOC143166290 gene encoding PWWP domain-containing protein 2A-like isoform X2 codes for MAAMAAEAAATAAVPGDGGAGEAEPEMEPIPGSEAGADPLPAVTEAVESVVPDGEEADGGKVAPGEAEEPPPVQLARSPAGTREPEAERTEKLPPSTPEVGSPQAEHRGAPSPESEEEPQPCPPPAGHPELPEEEPQPCPPATGGSAEPEPGEEPYRPEEEEPDAADAAAVEPKSPVPLAPAGGEAEAALLPGSEVRVTLDHIIEDALVVSFRLGEKLFSGVLMDLSKRFGPHGIPVTIFPKREYKDKPEAMQLQSKPFQDEAQVKCESNAAVPDDSSLTQPSEPSIAKSLWTSKPPPLFHEGAPYPPPLFIRDTYNQSIPQPPPRKIKRPKRKMYREEPTSIMNAIKLRPRQVLCDKCKNSVVAEKKEIKKGGNASDSSKYEDNKKRRNESVTTVNKKLKTDHKVDGKSQNESQKRNAVVKVSNIAHSRSRVVKVSAQANTSKAQLNTKKVLQSKNMDHAKAREVLKMAKEKAQKKQSATSSSKNAHSKVHFTRRLQNTSSGSLPPRLRLKPQRYRNEENDSSLKTGLEKIRSGKMATKPQSRCSSTRSAAQRH; via the exons atggcGGCTATGGCTGCGGAGGCGGCAGCGACTGCAGCGGTGCCGGGCGATGGGGGGGCTGGTGAAGCTGAGCCCGAGATGGAGCCTATCCCGGGCAGCGAGGCCGGCGCGGACCCTCTCCCTGCCGTCACCGAGGCCGTGGAGTCGGTGGTGCCTGATGGGGAGGAGGCCGACGGGGGGAAGGTTGCTCCCGGCGAGGCCGAGGAGCCGCCGCCTGTGCAGCTCGCCCGGAGCCCGGCCGGCACTCGGGAGCCGGAAGCTGAGAGGACGGAGAAGCTGCCGCCCTCCACCCCGGAGGTGGGCTCGCCGCAGGCCGAGCACCGCGGAGCGCCTAGCCCGGAGTCCGAGGAGgagccgcagccctgcccgccgcctGCTGGGCACCCTGAACTTCCCGAGGAGgagccgcagccctgcccgccggcTACTGGGGGCTCCGCGGAGCCGGAGCCCGGGGAGGAGCCGTAccggccggaggaggaggagccggATGCTGCTGATGCCGCCGCTGTCGAGCCCAAGTCCCCGGTGCCCCTGGCTCCGgccggaggggaggcggaggctgCGCTGCTGCCTGGCTCCGAGGTGCGGGTCACCCTGGATCACATCATCGAGGACGCCCTCGTGGTCTCGTTCCGGCTGGGAGAGAAGCTTTTTTCTGGGGTCCTCATGGACCTCTCTAAAAG gttTGGACCCCATGGAATCCCTGTGACCATATTTCCTAAAAGGGAATACAAGGATAAACCTGAAGCCATGCAGCTCCAAAGTAAACCATTCCAAGATGAGGCACAGGTGAAGTGTGAATCTAATGCTGCAGTCCCTGATGACTCTTCTCTCACGCAGCCATCAGAACCTAGCATAGCTAAAAGCCTATGGACTTCTAAACCACCTCCTCTCTTTCATGAGGGAGCGCCATATCCTCCTCCTTTGTTTATCAGGGACACATATAACCAGTCAATACCTCAGCCTCCACCCCGGAAAATTAAGCGGCCCAAGCGTAAAATGTACAGGGAGGAACCCACTTCTATCATGAATGCTATCAAACTACGACCCCGGCAGGTCTTATGTGACAAGTGCAAAAACAGTGttgttgcagaaaaaaaggaaataaaaaaaggtggCAATGCAAGTGACTCTTCAAAATATGAGGATAACAAAAAACGAAGAAATGAGAGTGTGACTACTGTGAATAAAAAACTTAAGACTGATCATAAAGTGGATGGAAAAAGccaaaatgaaagccagaaaagGAATGCTGTGGTCAAGGTTTCAAATATTGCCCACAGCAGAAGCAGAGTAGTTAAAGTTTCCGCACAAGCAAACACTTCAAAAGCGcagttaaatacaaaaaaagttcTCCAGAGCAAAAACATGGATCATGCAAAAGCTCGGGAAGTCTTGAAAATGGCCAAAGAAAAGGCACAAAAGAAGCAGAGTGCAACCTCCTCTTCCAAAAATGCACATTCAAAGGTCCACTTCACACGGCGTCTTCAGAACACCAGCTCAGGTTCCCTCCCACCCCGATTGCGTTTAAAGCCACAAAGGTATCGGAATGAAGAAAATGACTCTTCTCTCAAGACAGGACTTGAGAAAATACGGAGTGGCAAGATGGCAACTAAGCCCCAGTCTCGCTGCTCCTCCACCCGCTCAGCAG